A portion of the Streptomyces platensis genome contains these proteins:
- a CDS encoding sugar phosphate isomerase/epimerase family protein — protein MSVPHAAQPVLDRIRVGSAPDSWGVWFPDDAQQVPWQRFLDEVTEAGYEWIELGPYGYLPTDPAVLRDEIARRSLRVSAGTIFTSLHHGPSVWDKTWAHVSEVATLTQAMGARHLVVIPSFWRDDKTAEEIEPRELTAEQWKQLTTGMERLGKQVRDEFGLDIVVHPHADTHIDTEEHVERFLHATDSDLVNLCLDTGHYAYCGGDSVKLIRTYGERIGYLHLKQVDPDILSDVVAKGTPFGPAVKQGVMCEPPLGVPALPPVLEAAQELNVDLFAIVEQDMYPCPPDQPFPIAERTRRFLRSCGA, from the coding sequence ATGTCCGTTCCCCATGCCGCCCAGCCCGTCCTGGACCGCATCCGCGTCGGTTCCGCACCCGACTCGTGGGGAGTCTGGTTCCCCGACGACGCCCAGCAGGTCCCCTGGCAGCGCTTCCTGGACGAGGTCACCGAGGCGGGCTACGAGTGGATCGAACTCGGCCCGTACGGCTACCTGCCCACCGACCCCGCCGTCCTGCGCGACGAGATCGCCCGCCGCAGCCTGCGGGTCTCGGCCGGCACGATCTTCACCTCGCTGCACCACGGCCCGTCCGTATGGGACAAGACCTGGGCGCACGTCTCCGAGGTCGCCACCCTCACCCAGGCCATGGGCGCGCGGCACCTCGTCGTCATCCCCTCCTTCTGGCGCGACGACAAGACCGCCGAGGAGATCGAGCCGCGCGAGCTGACCGCGGAGCAGTGGAAGCAGCTGACCACCGGCATGGAGCGGCTGGGCAAGCAGGTACGCGACGAGTTCGGGCTGGACATCGTCGTGCACCCGCACGCCGACACCCATATCGACACCGAGGAACATGTCGAACGGTTCCTGCACGCGACCGACTCCGACCTGGTCAACCTCTGCCTGGACACCGGCCATTACGCCTACTGCGGCGGCGACAGTGTCAAGCTGATCCGCACCTACGGCGAGCGGATCGGCTACCTCCACCTCAAGCAGGTGGACCCCGACATCCTCAGCGATGTCGTCGCCAAGGGCACGCCGTTCGGGCCCGCGGTCAAGCAGGGTGTGATGTGCGAACCGCCGCTCGGCGTACCGGCGCTGCCGCCCGTCCTGGAAGCCGCCCAGGAGCTGAACGTCGACCTCTTCGCCATCGTCGAGCAGGACATGTACCCCTGCCCGCCCGACCAGCCCTTCCCCATCGCCGAACGCACCCGCCGCTTCCTGCGCTCGTGCGGCGCGTGA